In bacterium, the following proteins share a genomic window:
- the phoU gene encoding phosphate signaling complex protein PhoU — protein sequence MRGGREELFSGNGKTSPTVAGPGGDGAIHTRETFDRELAGLQDDLLRMGALVEEAVRRSVDVLRARSTPGAEAVIAADNAIDTLHLELEERCLMLMATQQPMAKDLRTIAAIWAMTMDLERIGDHAEDIARATKRMADQPLLKPLIDIPRMAEMVQRMLRTGLDAFVQRDVNLAQRMAAADDQVDHLYGQVFRELLTYMIEDPHNIQRATHLLFSAQALERMGDHCTNIAERVIYMVTGTLKELNV from the coding sequence ATGCGCGGCGGTCGAGAGGAGCTGTTCTCCGGAAACGGGAAAACGTCCCCGACGGTCGCGGGGCCCGGGGGGGACGGCGCCATTCACACGCGCGAAACGTTTGACCGGGAACTGGCCGGTCTCCAGGACGACCTGCTCCGCATGGGTGCCCTTGTCGAAGAAGCGGTCCGCCGTTCCGTCGACGTCCTTCGTGCGCGCAGCACCCCGGGCGCAGAGGCAGTGATCGCCGCCGACAACGCCATCGACACGCTCCACCTCGAACTCGAAGAGCGCTGCCTCATGCTGATGGCCACCCAGCAGCCGATGGCCAAGGACCTCCGGACGATCGCCGCGATTTGGGCGATGACGATGGACCTCGAGCGCATCGGCGACCACGCGGAGGACATCGCGCGGGCCACGAAGCGGATGGCCGATCAGCCGCTCCTGAAGCCGCTGATCGACATTCCGCGGATGGCCGAGATGGTGCAGCGGATGCTGCGGACCGGGCTCGACGCGTTCGTGCAGCGCGACGTCAATTTGGCTCAGCGGATGGCCGCGGCGGACGATCAAGTCGACCATCTGTACGGCCAGGTCTTCCGCGAACTGCTCACCTACATGATCGAGGACCCGCACAACATCCAGCGCGCCACGCACCTGCTCTTCTCCGCGCAGGCGCTCGAGCGGATGGGCGACCACTGCACGAACATCGCCGAGCGCGTCATCTACATGGTCACGGGGACCCTGAAGGAATTGAACGTCTAG
- a CDS encoding M20/M25/M40 family metallo-hydrolase, which produces MALARDLVRIDTTNTGLMPTGNETEAARHLGRVLREAGIDSEVDGRVPERGNIVARLPGRSGKTALVLASHTDVVPSGDPEQWTHPPFGGAVEDGHLLGRGAADMKGTVAAQAMALVLLKRSGAALAHGVSFVCVADEEAGGSYGMGWVARERPDWIRGGLCLDEGGGFFIPVDGRDWCVLGVGEKGRFEIGATFHGRGAHAARPWQGDNAFYKAAAALERLRVYEPERDTSGPIFNAVSRLVGPVVPSNVDAVIARLGTSSPRLADHLRQVSRMLVTPTLIAGGVKSNSVPDVCRLTCDVRALPHQGPSYVQAQAQRLLGEADVRVDQTAVANTSPAGEPLLATLTDVLRRNLGRPVEVVASLSGGFTDSRFVREIGVPAYGFSPGHPDSDPSRHHAHGPNEAVAIRDLVLQTAVYLDLAYRYAGAA; this is translated from the coding sequence GTGGCCCTTGCCCGCGATCTCGTCCGCATCGACACCACGAACACCGGCCTGATGCCGACCGGCAACGAGACCGAAGCCGCGAGGCATCTCGGGCGCGTGCTGCGCGAGGCCGGGATCGACTCCGAGGTCGACGGCCGGGTTCCCGAGCGCGGCAACATCGTCGCGCGTCTCCCCGGCCGCAGCGGGAAGACCGCGCTGGTGCTGGCGTCCCACACAGACGTCGTGCCGTCCGGCGATCCTGAGCAGTGGACCCATCCACCGTTCGGCGGCGCCGTCGAGGACGGTCACCTGCTGGGACGCGGGGCCGCGGACATGAAGGGCACCGTCGCGGCCCAGGCGATGGCGCTCGTCCTCTTGAAGCGGTCCGGCGCCGCGCTCGCGCACGGCGTCAGCTTCGTGTGCGTGGCCGACGAAGAGGCCGGCGGATCGTACGGGATGGGATGGGTCGCGCGCGAGCGGCCGGACTGGATCCGCGGCGGCCTGTGCCTCGACGAGGGCGGCGGCTTCTTTATCCCCGTCGACGGCCGCGACTGGTGCGTGCTCGGCGTCGGCGAGAAGGGCCGCTTCGAGATCGGCGCCACCTTCCACGGGCGCGGCGCGCACGCCGCCCGGCCGTGGCAGGGCGACAACGCGTTCTACAAGGCCGCGGCGGCCCTCGAGCGCCTCCGGGTCTACGAGCCGGAGCGCGATACGAGCGGCCCGATCTTCAACGCGGTCAGCCGCCTCGTGGGACCCGTCGTGCCCTCGAACGTCGACGCCGTCATCGCGCGCCTCGGCACATCGAGTCCGCGCCTCGCCGATCACCTGCGTCAGGTCTCGCGTATGCTCGTCACGCCGACGCTGATCGCGGGGGGCGTGAAGTCCAACAGCGTCCCGGACGTCTGCCGGCTGACCTGCGACGTACGCGCGCTGCCTCACCAAGGGCCGTCGTACGTCCAAGCGCAGGCGCAGCGCCTGCTCGGCGAGGCGGACGTGCGCGTCGACCAGACCGCCGTCGCCAACACATCGCCGGCGGGCGAGCCGCTGCTCGCGACCCTGACGGACGTACTGCGGCGCAATCTCGGCCGCCCGGTCGAGGTGGTGGCCAGCCTCAGCGGCGGCTTTACCGACTCGCGGTTCGTTCGGGAGATCGGCGTCCCGGCATACGGCTTCTCGCCGGGACACCCCGACAGCGATCCGAGCCGCCACCACGCGCACGGGCCCAACGAAGCCGTCGCGATCCGCGACCTCGTGCTGCAGACCGCCGTGTATCTCGATCTCGCATACCGGTACGCCGGGGCCGCGTGA
- a CDS encoding Lrp/AsnC ligand binding domain-containing protein gives MFTAFVMIQAERRRIQDVARRLAEIPGVEEVYSVTGEWDIIAILKLHDYEELADAVTSRMTDVPGIVRTNTHLAFRAFPQSLLERPFSLGLEEKPE, from the coding sequence ATGTTCACCGCCTTCGTGATGATTCAGGCGGAGCGGCGACGGATCCAGGACGTCGCCCGCCGGCTCGCCGAGATCCCCGGAGTGGAAGAGGTCTACTCGGTCACCGGTGAGTGGGACATCATCGCGATCCTCAAGCTGCACGACTACGAGGAGCTCGCGGATGCCGTCACGAGCCGGATGACGGACGTTCCCGGCATCGTCCGGACCAACACGCACCTGGCGTTCCGGGCGTTCCCGCAGTCGCTGCTGGAGCGGCCGTTCTCGCTCGGCCTGGAGGAGAAGCCGGAATGA
- a CDS encoding thiamine pyrophosphate-dependent dehydrogenase E1 component subunit alpha, whose product MSAVASPPDLSAAQLIDMLRMMLRIRQFEQRALDLYREGVMRGTTHPYIGMEAVAVGTCAALRPSDRITSTHRGHGHCLAKGGDPRLMMAELLGRAAGYCKGKGGSMHIADVAAGILGANGIVGGGMGLATGAALATKLAGRDDVAVCFFGDGALNQGIFHEAANMAAIWRLPVVYVCENNQYAMSARADRFTSVPDPSVRAGAYGFPGLSCDGMDALAVYQTVGGAVARARAGGGPSMVVCVTYRYLGHHVGDPLNYRDKAEVEAWRTKDPIERLSAALIARRILSAADVDAVRAEVEREIDDAVVFAKASPEPDPSTLAEDVYA is encoded by the coding sequence ATGAGCGCGGTTGCCTCGCCTCCCGACCTCAGCGCCGCCCAGCTGATCGACATGCTGCGGATGATGTTGCGCATTCGCCAGTTCGAGCAGCGGGCGCTCGACCTGTACCGCGAGGGCGTCATGCGCGGCACGACGCACCCCTACATCGGAATGGAGGCCGTCGCCGTCGGCACGTGCGCGGCGCTGCGGCCGTCAGACCGCATCACGAGTACGCACCGCGGCCACGGCCACTGCCTCGCAAAGGGCGGGGATCCGCGGCTCATGATGGCGGAACTGTTGGGGCGCGCGGCGGGTTACTGCAAGGGGAAGGGTGGCTCGATGCACATCGCGGACGTCGCAGCCGGCATTCTCGGTGCCAACGGCATCGTCGGCGGCGGCATGGGTCTCGCGACGGGGGCGGCGCTCGCGACAAAGCTGGCGGGCCGCGACGACGTCGCGGTCTGCTTTTTCGGCGACGGCGCGCTCAACCAGGGTATCTTCCACGAGGCCGCCAACATGGCGGCGATCTGGCGGCTGCCGGTCGTCTATGTCTGCGAGAACAACCAGTACGCGATGTCCGCGCGCGCGGACCGCTTCACGTCGGTGCCGGATCCCTCCGTGCGCGCGGGCGCCTACGGCTTCCCGGGGTTGTCATGCGACGGCATGGACGCGCTGGCCGTCTACCAGACCGTGGGCGGCGCGGTGGCGCGGGCGCGGGCCGGCGGCGGGCCGTCGATGGTGGTCTGCGTGACCTACCGGTACCTCGGCCACCACGTCGGCGATCCGCTCAACTACCGCGACAAGGCCGAGGTCGAGGCCTGGCGTACCAAGGATCCGATCGAGCGGCTGAGCGCGGCGCTGATTGCGCGGCGGATTCTCTCGGCGGCCGACGTCGACGCGGTGCGGGCGGAGGTCGAGCGGGAGATCGACGACGCGGTCGTCTTCGCGAAGGCGAGCCCGGAGCCGGATCCGAGCACGCTCGCCGAGGACGTGTACGCATGA
- a CDS encoding alpha-ketoacid dehydrogenase subunit beta, producing the protein MSAVETHAGTRVLTYAEALNEALREEMRRDARVFVMGEDVAVWGGGGVFGVTRGLVEEFGADRVRDTPISEEAIAALAVGAAMAGARPVVEFMYADFMTLAMEPVVNQAAKIRYMFGGKARVPAVFRAQEGAGRGNAAQHSQSLEAWFCHIPGLKVVTPSTPADAKGLLISAIRDDNPVVFLEHKMLYNTKGPVPAGEHTVPLGVADRKREGRHVTVVGVHTMVFKALQAAEQLAGEGIELEVIDPRTLVPLDIDTIVESVQKTGRLIVTHEAYERGGIGGEIVAQVVARAFDALDAPPVRLCAANVPVPYSGVLEAAALPQVDGIVAAARALMA; encoded by the coding sequence ATGAGCGCGGTCGAGACGCACGCGGGGACGCGGGTCCTGACCTACGCCGAGGCGCTCAACGAGGCGCTGCGCGAGGAGATGCGGCGCGACGCCCGCGTGTTCGTGATGGGCGAGGACGTGGCGGTGTGGGGCGGCGGCGGCGTCTTCGGCGTGACGCGGGGTCTGGTCGAGGAGTTTGGCGCGGACCGCGTCCGCGACACGCCGATTTCGGAAGAGGCCATCGCGGCGCTCGCGGTCGGCGCGGCGATGGCCGGGGCGCGGCCGGTGGTGGAGTTCATGTACGCGGACTTCATGACGCTCGCGATGGAGCCGGTCGTCAACCAGGCGGCCAAGATCCGCTACATGTTCGGCGGCAAGGCACGCGTGCCGGCCGTCTTCCGCGCCCAGGAGGGCGCGGGCCGCGGCAACGCGGCGCAGCACTCCCAGTCTCTGGAAGCCTGGTTCTGCCACATTCCCGGCCTCAAGGTTGTGACCCCCAGCACGCCGGCCGACGCGAAGGGCCTCCTGATCTCGGCGATCCGCGACGACAATCCGGTCGTGTTCCTCGAGCACAAGATGCTGTACAACACGAAGGGTCCGGTCCCGGCCGGCGAGCACACCGTGCCGCTCGGCGTGGCGGACCGCAAGCGCGAAGGCCGGCACGTCACCGTCGTGGGAGTGCATACGATGGTGTTCAAGGCCCTGCAGGCCGCGGAGCAGCTCGCCGGCGAGGGCATCGAGCTCGAGGTGATCGATCCGCGGACGCTCGTCCCGCTCGACATCGATACGATCGTCGAGTCCGTTCAAAAAACGGGCCGGCTCATCGTTACGCACGAAGCGTACGAGCGGGGCGGCATCGGCGGCGAGATCGTGGCGCAGGTCGTTGCCCGGGCGTTCGACGCGCTCGACGCGCCGCCGGTGCGCCTCTGCGCCGCGAACGTCCCGGTGCCCTACAGCGGAGTCTTGGAAGCGGCCGCGCTTCCCCAGGTGGACGGCATTGTCGCCGCGGCGCGCGCGCTGATGGCCTGA
- a CDS encoding dihydrolipoamide acetyltransferase family protein, which yields MATQVVLPKLGLTQEEGTVVRWVKTEGSRVAKGEPLFEVLTDKATIEVEAPASGILLQILVPEGTTAPVATPIAVIGEPGERIAAAARPAPAESGAAPVRALPAAQAAPAGVAAGGVPVRDGRVRVSPRARALAESHGIDLRALRGSGPDGRIVERDVQRAIDGAQRGAAPPARTISAVTATPAGPPVPSVVSARLRTIIARRMTESLREAAQLTLTTEADMADATRLRDEVGAELERRGGVRPTYTDLVVRAAAIALRDHPRLNARWTGDGVRLQADIHIGVAVALDEGLVVPVVRHADRATLAQISTAVRDLSARARTSRLKPPEMEGGTFTVTNLGMYDVDAFTPILNPPEAAILGVGRVHRRPAAVADRVEVRPVMVLSLTFDHRVVDGAPSAQFLQRVKQMLEHPYLLLLP from the coding sequence ATGGCGACGCAGGTCGTGCTTCCGAAACTCGGCCTGACCCAGGAAGAAGGCACGGTCGTCCGCTGGGTCAAGACCGAGGGCAGCCGGGTCGCCAAGGGCGAGCCGCTCTTCGAAGTCCTGACGGACAAGGCGACGATCGAGGTCGAAGCCCCGGCCTCCGGGATCCTGCTGCAGATCCTGGTCCCGGAAGGGACGACTGCTCCGGTGGCGACGCCGATCGCCGTGATCGGCGAGCCCGGCGAGCGTATCGCGGCTGCGGCGCGGCCTGCGCCGGCGGAATCCGGCGCGGCGCCTGTTCGCGCCCTGCCGGCCGCTCAGGCGGCTCCCGCCGGTGTCGCCGCCGGCGGTGTTCCCGTGCGGGACGGACGAGTCCGGGTGTCTCCCCGGGCGCGGGCGCTCGCCGAGTCGCATGGGATCGATCTGCGCGCGCTCCGGGGAAGCGGGCCCGACGGCCGCATCGTCGAGCGCGACGTGCAGCGGGCGATCGACGGCGCGCAGCGCGGCGCGGCGCCCCCGGCCCGGACGATTTCGGCGGTGACCGCGACGCCGGCGGGGCCGCCCGTTCCGTCCGTGGTCTCCGCGCGCCTCCGGACCATCATCGCGCGGCGGATGACGGAGAGCCTGCGCGAGGCGGCGCAGCTGACGCTGACGACCGAGGCCGACATGGCGGACGCGACCCGCCTGCGCGACGAGGTGGGCGCGGAACTCGAGCGGCGCGGCGGCGTGCGGCCAACGTACACGGACCTGGTCGTGCGGGCCGCGGCGATTGCGCTGCGCGATCATCCACGACTGAACGCCCGGTGGACCGGCGACGGCGTGCGCCTCCAGGCCGATATTCATATCGGCGTGGCCGTCGCGCTCGACGAAGGACTCGTCGTGCCGGTGGTCCGCCACGCCGACCGTGCGACGCTCGCTCAGATCTCGACCGCGGTGCGCGACCTGTCGGCGCGCGCGCGGACGTCCCGCCTCAAGCCGCCGGAGATGGAGGGCGGCACGTTCACGGTCACCAACCTCGGCATGTACGATGTCGATGCGTTCACACCGATCCTCAACCCGCCCGAGGCCGCGATTCTTGGCGTGGGCCGCGTGCACAGGCGCCCGGCCGCCGTGGCAGACCGGGTGGAGGTCCGGCCGGTAATGGTGCTGTCGCTGACGTTCGACCACCGCGTCGTGGACGGCGCGCCGTCGGCGCAGTTCCTGCAGCGGGTCAAGCAGATGCTCGAGCACCCGTACCTGCTCCTGCTTCCGTAG
- a CDS encoding long-chain-fatty-acid--CoA ligase encodes MELPLTPLEFARRARALYGTREAVVDGDRRLTYEEFFSRCDRWSSRLQAFGVRPGDRVAYIAPNTPELLEAFYAVPQIGAVVVPINYRLAADDFEYIINHSGARIVCAAAEHLAAVDGIRARLENVRQFVALDGPADGWLDYDGLVAQSDAEFTRPEIAEGDLISINYTSGTTARPKGVMMTHRNTYMNVVGTLAHVHMTPAERYLWTLPMFHCNGWTFVWIVTAVGGAHLCLRRVEPDQVFALCRAERATMMCAAPTVLIRLANAPEDLRRGIPEGIRVVTAGAPPAAATIGRIEGDLGWEIIHVYGLTETSPFITISEPRPEHAALSPEARAAVKARQGVELFSSGELRVVDPDAREVPRDGRTVGEIVVRGNVVMKGYFNDPEATAKAFAGGWFHTGDAAVVHPDGYVEIRDRIKDIIISGGENISSVEVEAALLRHPAVQEAAVVGLRDEQWGEAPHAFVVLKAGQTASEADLREFARGALAHFKVPRAFHFVEDLPRTATGKIQKYALRGSKAAIARQ; translated from the coding sequence ATGGAACTACCTCTGACCCCGCTCGAGTTCGCGCGCCGGGCGCGCGCGTTATACGGGACGCGCGAGGCCGTAGTCGACGGCGACCGGCGGCTGACCTACGAGGAGTTCTTCAGCCGGTGCGACCGCTGGTCGAGCCGCCTGCAGGCGTTCGGGGTGCGGCCCGGCGACCGCGTCGCCTATATCGCGCCCAACACCCCGGAGCTGCTGGAGGCCTTTTACGCGGTGCCGCAGATCGGCGCGGTGGTGGTGCCGATCAACTACCGGCTCGCGGCGGACGATTTCGAATACATCATCAACCACAGCGGCGCGCGGATCGTCTGCGCCGCGGCGGAGCATCTCGCGGCGGTCGACGGGATCCGGGCCCGGCTCGAGAACGTGAGGCAGTTCGTGGCGCTTGACGGTCCCGCCGACGGGTGGCTGGACTACGACGGCCTCGTGGCCCAGTCGGACGCCGAGTTCACGCGGCCGGAGATCGCGGAGGGCGATCTCATCAGCATCAACTATACGAGCGGGACGACCGCCCGGCCGAAGGGCGTCATGATGACGCACCGCAATACCTACATGAACGTCGTGGGGACGCTCGCGCACGTCCACATGACGCCCGCAGAGCGCTACCTGTGGACGCTCCCGATGTTCCACTGCAACGGCTGGACGTTTGTCTGGATCGTCACGGCGGTCGGCGGCGCGCACTTGTGTCTCCGGCGCGTGGAGCCCGACCAGGTTTTCGCGCTCTGCCGCGCCGAGCGCGCGACGATGATGTGCGCGGCGCCGACGGTGCTGATCCGGCTCGCGAACGCGCCGGAAGATCTGCGCCGCGGCATCCCCGAGGGCATCCGGGTGGTGACCGCGGGGGCGCCGCCGGCGGCGGCCACGATCGGGCGCATCGAGGGCGACCTCGGGTGGGAGATCATCCACGTCTACGGCCTCACCGAAACGTCGCCGTTCATCACGATCAGCGAGCCGCGTCCGGAGCACGCCGCGCTGTCCCCGGAGGCGCGCGCGGCCGTGAAGGCGCGGCAGGGCGTGGAGTTGTTCTCGTCGGGCGAGTTGCGGGTAGTGGATCCGGACGCCCGCGAAGTCCCGCGGGACGGCCGCACGGTGGGGGAGATCGTCGTGCGCGGCAACGTGGTGATGAAGGGCTACTTCAACGATCCGGAGGCGACGGCCAAGGCGTTCGCCGGCGGCTGGTTCCACACCGGCGACGCGGCGGTCGTGCATCCCGACGGCTACGTGGAGATCCGCGACCGCATCAAGGACATCATCATCAGCGGCGGCGAGAACATCTCGTCCGTCGAGGTCGAGGCGGCGCTGCTCCGCCATCCGGCGGTCCAGGAAGCCGCCGTTGTGGGTCTGCGAGATGAGCAGTGGGGTGAGGCGCCGCACGCGTTCGTGGTGCTGAAGGCGGGACAGACCGCGTCCGAGGCGGACCTGCGAGAGTTCGCCCGCGGGGCGCTTGCGCACTTCAAAGTACCGCGAGCGTTCCACTTCGTCGAAGACCTGCCGAGAACGGCGACAGGCAAGATTCAGAAGTACGCGCTGCGAGGCTCCAAAGCCGCGATCGCGCGGCAGTAG
- a CDS encoding J domain-containing protein, with protein MRFRPEVDYYEILQVHPRASAEMVKKAYRTLMGEMGGHPDLGGDEERAKAINEAYSVLGDPDLRRAYDQARARTAPRGYDGGFGAGTPGRPTWQGPAAAGRGPGGELEHWAVFVTKVMYSAIVVVAGMMIARIVKSPTIDLADMVATLAVLFRIWQQTGGAR; from the coding sequence ATGCGGTTTCGGCCGGAAGTCGACTATTACGAGATCCTTCAGGTCCACCCTCGTGCCTCGGCGGAGATGGTCAAGAAGGCCTACCGCACGCTCATGGGCGAGATGGGCGGGCACCCGGACCTCGGCGGGGACGAAGAGCGCGCGAAAGCGATCAACGAGGCCTACTCGGTCCTCGGCGACCCGGACCTCCGGCGCGCCTACGACCAAGCCCGTGCCCGGACGGCGCCGAGAGGGTACGATGGAGGATTCGGAGCCGGAACCCCGGGCCGGCCCACCTGGCAGGGCCCGGCCGCCGCGGGACGAGGCCCGGGCGGCGAACTCGAGCACTGGGCCGTGTTCGTGACCAAGGTGATGTACTCGGCCATCGTGGTCGTCGCGGGCATGATGATCGCCCGCATCGTCAAGAGTCCGACGATCGATCTCGCCGATATGGTGGCGACACTGGCCGTCCTCTTCCGGATCTGGCAGCAGACCGGCGGCGCCCGCTAG
- a CDS encoding amidase, whose product MSLPWELSLSEAAAAIAAGRLSPGELLDATLDRIERVDPRVHAWARVRADDARAAARKATGGALRGIPIGVKDIFYTEGVETSCGSKIMAGFTPAYDATAVARLRRAGAVIVGKTHTTEFASFDPSPARNPWALGNTPGGSSSGSAAALAARMCQGALGSQTSGSICRPSAFCGVVGLKPTFGRVSRYGVHPLAWTLDHPGPMARTVHDVAMLFDAIAGPDPNDPSTVAAPSAARAADELDDARASDAAVRGLRVGVPDRYFNENLDPEGATAYREALRVLGDVGCRVENVRLPDLFEAAMDAHEIIHNTEAAAVHADTYRARPDDYGHRLRAIIETGFHVPAPAYLRAQQIRTLLIEEMRGLLQTVDVLATPSAPGPAPAGLASTGSPVYNRPFSFLGFPSVTVPCGFTNAGLPLGLQLGGRPFDEVTVLRLAAAYETATSWRAAVPVL is encoded by the coding sequence ATGAGCCTGCCCTGGGAGCTCTCCCTCAGCGAGGCCGCCGCCGCGATCGCGGCGGGACGCCTCTCGCCGGGCGAACTGCTCGACGCAACGCTCGACCGCATCGAACGCGTGGATCCGCGCGTCCACGCGTGGGCGCGCGTCCGCGCCGACGACGCGCGCGCCGCGGCCCGCAAGGCGACCGGCGGCGCGCTGCGCGGCATTCCGATCGGCGTCAAGGACATCTTCTATACCGAGGGCGTGGAGACGTCGTGCGGCTCGAAGATCATGGCGGGGTTTACGCCCGCGTACGATGCGACGGCCGTCGCCCGCCTGCGGCGCGCCGGCGCCGTCATCGTGGGTAAGACGCACACGACGGAATTCGCGTCCTTCGATCCATCGCCCGCCCGCAACCCGTGGGCGCTCGGGAACACGCCGGGCGGGTCGAGCAGCGGCTCGGCCGCCGCGCTCGCGGCGCGGATGTGCCAGGGCGCGCTCGGCAGCCAAACGTCCGGATCGATCTGCCGGCCGTCCGCGTTCTGCGGTGTCGTTGGGCTCAAGCCGACGTTCGGCCGCGTAAGCCGCTACGGCGTGCATCCGCTCGCGTGGACGCTCGACCACCCGGGCCCGATGGCCCGCACCGTTCACGACGTCGCGATGCTGTTCGACGCGATCGCCGGGCCGGATCCGAACGACCCCAGCACAGTCGCCGCGCCGTCCGCGGCCCGCGCCGCGGATGAGCTCGACGACGCGCGCGCGAGCGACGCGGCCGTCCGGGGACTGCGGGTCGGTGTGCCGGACCGCTACTTCAACGAGAACCTCGACCCGGAGGGCGCGACCGCGTACCGCGAGGCGCTGCGGGTGCTCGGCGACGTCGGCTGCCGCGTGGAGAACGTCCGGCTGCCGGACCTGTTCGAGGCGGCGATGGACGCCCACGAGATCATCCACAACACCGAGGCCGCGGCCGTCCACGCCGACACTTACCGCGCGCGCCCTGACGACTACGGACACAGGCTCCGTGCGATCATCGAAACGGGCTTCCACGTCCCGGCGCCCGCCTACCTGCGCGCGCAGCAGATCCGGACGCTGCTGATCGAAGAGATGCGCGGCCTGCTGCAGACGGTGGACGTGCTCGCCACGCCATCGGCGCCGGGGCCCGCGCCGGCGGGCCTTGCCAGCACCGGATCGCCGGTCTACAACCGGCCGTTCAGCTTCCTTGGCTTCCCGAGCGTCACGGTGCCGTGTGGATTCACCAACGCGGGGCTGCCGCTCGGGCTGCAGCTTGGCGGCCGGCCGTTCGATGAAGTGACCGTTCTACGGCTCGCCGCGGCGTATGAAACGGCGACCTCATGGCGCGCGGCGGTGCCGGTGCTCTAG
- a CDS encoding gluconokinase produces MLALDLGSGSLRAIVYDRLGREVAGTEGRAPTVWRHTPDGGVEADADALVAGACAAIDRAMAGAGPTAAEIRAVGISTFWHSVLGVDGHGRPVTPLYSWADGRSRAAVRVLRARLDEETVRRRTGCVFHTSYLPARLLWLRTERPGAFASARTWLGIGEYLTLRLFGRAACSISMASGTGMLDLRRCDWDGEVLAALGLSPERLSPLVDLDAPFAGLSAEYATRWPALARIPWLPAAGDGALSNIGTGCSERGRAALSLGTSGALRVMWPGDVPEVPRALWVYRADRRRVLTGGAVTNGGSVYRWMLDTLALGDPSGIESALLERAPDAHGLTVLPFFSGERSPDWPVSSCGAVFGLTASTRPLDLLQAGLEAVAYRLATVWDALGAAAPDIREIVASGGALAHLPAWLRIFADVFAHDIVRSAEDEGSSRGAALLALEALGAARIEEMPVPRAATVRADAARHAVYQDARARHARVERSLETRRAEGTA; encoded by the coding sequence GTGCTCGCGCTCGACCTCGGCAGCGGATCGCTTCGGGCGATCGTATACGACCGCCTCGGTCGCGAGGTGGCCGGTACAGAAGGGCGGGCGCCGACCGTATGGCGGCACACACCGGACGGCGGCGTCGAGGCCGATGCCGACGCGCTCGTCGCCGGCGCCTGCGCGGCGATCGACCGGGCGATGGCCGGCGCGGGCCCCACCGCCGCGGAGATCCGGGCGGTGGGAATTTCCACGTTTTGGCACAGCGTGCTCGGCGTAGACGGCCACGGCCGTCCTGTGACGCCGCTGTATTCGTGGGCGGACGGGCGCAGCCGCGCCGCCGTCCGCGTCCTCCGCGCGCGCCTCGACGAGGAGACGGTGCGGCGGCGCACCGGATGCGTCTTCCACACGAGTTACCTGCCGGCGCGCCTGCTGTGGCTGCGGACGGAGCGGCCGGGCGCCTTCGCCTCGGCGCGCACGTGGCTCGGCATCGGAGAATACCTGACGCTGCGTCTGTTCGGACGCGCCGCGTGCAGCATCTCGATGGCGTCCGGAACCGGCATGCTCGACCTCCGGCGCTGCGACTGGGACGGTGAGGTCCTCGCGGCGCTGGGACTTTCCCCCGAACGGCTCTCGCCGCTCGTGGATCTCGATGCGCCGTTTGCCGGACTTAGCGCCGAGTATGCGACGCGCTGGCCGGCGCTCGCCCGGATTCCCTGGCTGCCCGCGGCGGGGGACGGCGCGCTCAGCAACATCGGGACCGGCTGCTCCGAGCGCGGGCGGGCGGCGCTGAGCCTCGGCACGTCCGGGGCGCTCCGCGTGATGTGGCCGGGCGACGTGCCTGAGGTGCCGCGGGCGCTGTGGGTGTACCGCGCCGACCGGCGACGCGTGCTGACCGGCGGGGCCGTGACCAACGGCGGCAGCGTCTACCGGTGGATGCTCGACACGCTCGCGCTCGGCGATCCGTCCGGCATCGAATCCGCGCTGCTCGAGCGCGCGCCGGACGCGCACGGCCTTACGGTCCTGCCGTTTTTCTCGGGCGAGCGCAGTCCGGATTGGCCGGTCTCGTCGTGCGGCGCGGTGTTCGGCCTCACCGCATCGACGCGGCCGCTCGATCTGTTGCAGGCCGGACTCGAGGCGGTGGCCTACCGGCTCGCGACCGTCTGGGACGCGCTGGGCGCGGCGGCGCCGGACATCCGGGAGATCGTGGCGAGCGGCGGCGCGCTGGCCCACCTGCCGGCGTGGCTGCGAATCTTCGCGGATGTGTTCGCGCACGACATCGTGCGATCCGCGGAAGACGAGGGCAGCAGCCGGGGCGCCGCGCTGCTCGCGCTCGAGGCGCTCGGCGCGGCGCGGATTGAGGAGATGCCGGTCCCCCGTGCCGCCACGGTCCGTGCGGACGCGGCGCGCCACGCCGTCTACCAAGACGCGCGCGCGCGCCACGCCCGCGTCGAACGGTCGCTCGAGACGCGGCGCGCCGAGGGGACGGCGTAA